AGTTTCCTGCAGTGAAGGCAGTATACTGGGGAGctgaaatattgtattgtggTTTTTCAGATTTGCCATATTTCTTAACTGTGTTATAAactatgatatatatatttttttatatatatatatatataaaaaaaaagattgttctTATTTCTTTTGGCCCAAACTTGTATGTGAGGTCAGACCCAGTGAGGCTGTatttctctctgtcacactgtgtcTCCTTGAAATGTGACGCTGACGTCCCACGAGTGGACAAAGTCACCCTTGTAGACGAAAAGTAACCAAGAGAAAGTTTGTGCGTCTGtgtagtaataataacacaCTTTTCCAGCGTTTACATGTGAATGTGTTggaatctgtatttttttttttatctgcaagacagaacaaaatgttttaCCCAATGTTCCACCTTTTCCTTTTGTAtaatttatccttttttttgttgagacACAcatatttcctgtgtttttggaGGCATGAGAGAAGTGGATTTTCTCTCAGTGAAATGGCaccacactgagacacatggGGAATATGCCAGGACTAGGATTTAGGAAAGTCAGAGCGGAAAAAAACCCCATTGGTTATAAACCATAAACCCGCCCTGTGTTGAGCGTTTGTCAGCAAATCCCAAGCGAATCACACTGTGTCATGTGAAAGACAGATAACTGAAACaacatgagagaaaaaaaggtgcACAATTGCTCCACTTGTCAGCACTGACTCtataaaagaggggaaaaaacccacataaaataatacaacataGGTATGAATAATTCAGCCACTTCTCAATGTTAAGGAAAAGTAATATTGAGGAATGAAAACTTGCTGACCCATTTAAAatgtctctctgttttctctctagCACTCAAAGAGAATGTAAACTTATTGGTGTTTAttgtgagacagaaaaacagacctCCCCTGATTTATGTTCTTTTTACCTTTACCATGTTTTCCTCGTTTGGAAGGTGAAAGCACAGGAACGCTCTaaacaaacagtttttaaaaaaggccGTATTAATCCTTGCTTTGACAGCAGAGAAGTGCACCCGCACTATTTGtgtcacagaggaagaggaaaaacaggaaaacctgCAGagactcactctgtcacagcTGTTTAATGAACTCATGTTTATCATGTTTATCATTGTATGTTTCTCTTCAAATGATCAAGAACACTGTTCATTTGGACACGTGTATTATACTGCCACCCTGTGGCAGAAAACGTTCCTCCCCTCTGTGATATATCTTCAGTTTTTCCAATTATACTGTGAACTACGGCGGCTCAGAAGTCCAAATCATCCAAATTGCAGGATGATAAAGAGCAATGAACGATTTTTTGTGGTGCGTTGTGTTTTGCTGATGGGTTTTTcacttttccatttgtttttttgctgttacTTCAGGAACAGCACAGTGTCCATTGAACTCTTGTGCACCCAGATTATCTAAGGGCCCCTCCCATTATGAGATTTTCCTTTAGTGCATCGATAGTGCCgttaaatgatttcactgtgttccAAATGCTTTTccagaaatataaaaaatcatctgtttaaatgattattttccttcattctttaaaagaacaactgaaTATAATGCCTGCTTTCCATGTTTCTGCAGTTTAACCTTCAATACCCACAGAATTGCAACAGCACGATTCTActtaagtgtaaaaaaaaagaataattgtaCGTTACACTTgtgacagttgtttgttttattcagctTTGAACAGCAGGTAAACATAGAGCAGACGGTCCAGTGTGTCCGCAGGAGGCTCAGAATTCGTCGTGCAGCAGGAGTTTGGCTTTCTTCATGTTCTCGGCCactgttaaaagaaaaagacggAACACAGAGAGGGAATAAAGGCCACTGTTGTCTTTCTGTAATGGAGtggctttaaaaataaaggcTCTGCTGTTTCCACTTCAGGGTTCTCGGCTACAGTTACAGCCACCGTTTCTGACATCTCTGtgaaaaggttttgttttgattgtgtcGTGTCGGTCGTAAACTGAATGGTGATACAAACATCTTGACAactggagttgttgtttttgttccgtCTGGAGGCCTGGAGGACCTTTTTGTGTTGTGATGATGTCTGGAGCAAGTACTGCCCTGCTCACAGTTCAAACCGTATTCtgaagatttgtttttgttttaaaaaaaatcatctcaaCCTGCTATAGAATAAGCAGGAACGGAAATTGGTGGTGTTTCACTCTATGACAGGTATAGAGAGAGCAGAGTGGACGGTCACTCACATAATTCCATGTCGCCCTTCTCGTAAGTGTAGAGGTTGTTACTGAACCGTCCTGTGACGTCATTGCGCACAGACAAGGACGGATCTGTggaaaaatgtcacacacacacacacacacacacacacacaaattaaatatgGAGATTTAATATCCAGCTCTGGTCCCACAGTTAACCATGCATGTGTCATAATGAGAAAACACTGTGTCATGAGCAACTGAGTCAAAATTTCCAAGCATATTTACCAACAAAGAGAATTCTAGGAACATAGAAACCATCAGGTGCCATATTCGGGTCCCCTATCTCCTTCTGTGAAAAAGAAGATCTCAGTTCAGTTATACagtcattatttatatatattttatatgtgTAACCTATATTGTAAGTGAAAATAAGCTCCTTCATAGATAATAGATCATTATTTACCACCACATTCAGCATGATGAAATCCTCTCTGGCCATTTTCTGGATGGACTTGTCAGCAACAAATGCTTTCTTCAGTGCTGCCGAGATCATTTCATTCAgttaatttattataatgtaaaaaaaaaaagagaaaataaaagcattgcTTTTAAGTGCTCGTGATAACAGTCACTTAGTCAAATTCCAACAGCTGCTGGAAATCTAAAAAAGGTACAAATGTTTCTGTTATCACAAACAGCAGACCCATTTATTATCAGATTATTTTCCATTATAACGAGCAGCATCGTTTATATTGTAATAGTTTGGCTGAGCTGTGAAGCAAACTCACAAGTCAAAAGTCAGACAACATCTCTGGAGTAATAATCAGTGAGCTCAGGCATCAAATATTCAGCTAAACTCAAACTGGCCAAATGTCAAAAGTAAAAGCCAGAGCTCGTCCACATACAGGGAGGTTaagaggtgaagaaacagaGGCGCAGATTTCCACTGAGCTTATTCCTCCATTCATGTATACATTCATCACCAATTCACTTCCTGCTTGGCAGGTATTAAGGAATGCAcctgctctttttgttttttttttttcctctccatgaAAAAACTCTTTAAATCTGGATTTAAAAAGACTACAGTACATTTAAACGACTTGTGTGTGAAGCAGAGTTAGTGCAGTACCTTGACTGTGTGGACAGTCTTCTAGATGATGAATGACCATGAGCGGCTTCTTACTGCGAgaacaaaaccacacaaacaagtgcacacatTCCTCAGCACAATAAGCACAATAATGGGTGTGAGTGGGGTGTTGAACAACCACATAATGGGTTTGAGTGGGGTGTTGAACAACCAAATCTCTTCAAAACTAAAGCGCCACGTCAGGTTTTCAAAaggaataaagaaaatgtgttcaattttattttattttgttttattattaaattttttcaaatttttaacCCCGACATGAACCAATGAGTCATCTAACCATCATTATGGATGCATGAATGCACGAGTAGGATAATTAGGATGAAAATATACATCATTCAGCCATCCCAcagatatatgatatatatatacatatatatatatatatatatatatatatatatatatatatatatatatatatatatatttatacattaatgATCACTCTCTGCTTATTTGCTGTGGTCTGATATTAATTCATATGCAATACGAGTGATAACACACTGCAGTTTCCCACTTAAATCCTGTTCTCACAGGCAAAAACTCACATCCTGAGATAATAAGGAAACATATCAAGGTGCATCTGTTACCTGCTGACAGCCTTTGCCAGACCCTCTTCATAATTTGCGACCCAACTAATAGAATTGCCCCATCCTGTAGGAAAAAGAGTGAGGCAATTAGTGAtgctttaatttttaattttaattaagtCTTGAGAGCATTTTACGTTCACGTATCCGTGTGTCTTAtttgacacaaaaatcaaacttTAACTACCTCTAGGTGGTgacctctccttcttcttcttctggtctGAGCCACTGGCACAGACGCCGAAGAGCAAAGCGAGCAAGACCCAGCGAAgcatcacttcctgtccctTTCGGAGAACTGCAGTGACACATTTAGACGaggcaaaatcaaacaaaagtcaaaataCAGTGAAGACATCATGATTTCTTGCTTACAGCACACCTGAGCAAGCTCGACCACAATCTATTAACGTCAGAGAAGCACGCATTATACAGTGTATGCACAACCATTAATCACTGCAGCTGCAGTcatgaaaatacaaaacaaggCTTTTAGTTTGCCTTTTCTATTGGTGGTGTATTATTATTCCCATACAACATCGCTGTACAACTTTATAAAGCACTGGTGTCAGAAAGTACACGTAAAACCATCATTAAAATCGttggaaaaggaaaataatccACATTTTCTGCAATAGGCTTTTAACTCAGGTAAGTAGAAAGATGTTTTTCCACAAAGGTTATTTCATTTCTGTCACAAATCCACACACAGAGATCGTCTTACCTTGACAGTGAGGAGCAACAAGTGTGTCTGCACTCAGTCTGCCAACATgccctctccttttttttgctgcatttttCAGTTGAACTTACCAAACAGGTATGTCAAAGTCACGTGCTATAAATAAAgaagactcactcactcactcactcacgtaACCCACACACATGGGCAGTCACACAGACTGATGGAGGCTAAAGGTGGATATCATGGAACACCagctttttctttaaaaacaaaaaaaatgtgattatttaaaaaataatcacaatattaACACAACTACAGTGGCTGGCCactaccagaaaggatgtaccTCAAATCCTCCTTTCTCAACTCTCTCCACTCGTCCACTCACCCActtttttctgctgtttcttccttctttattattttttaaagcatcTGGTTCAAGTGTTCTAAGCTGTGGTCCACATTTGCACACTGCTGAACAAACACATGTCCGTCcaggctgctgtggaaacaagTGAATACACACTTACATGTAGTGtgttcattttctctttgttaGGTAAATGCTacatattaatttattattattattttgttttttgtttcatttttctacgcactctggtcaaagttcctcagctccactgatCACATACTGGTATATATAGATTTCCCTCcgagcttgcgtaccactggtggtacacgcaccacagtttgaggaCCACCTGCTACttacctacctatctacctaccGACCCCACTTCTGTTGCAGATTGTTAGCTGTTGCTATGGTCACGGGCAACTCTTAGCAACCGTAAGCCCTTTGCGCAGGCGCAGTACTCAGTAGTGATGCACTGTGGGAAGCATAATGTCGACATAGCAACCAGGCGACAGAGCCACCAACCTACTTTTCCTGCCCCCCGTTTCGGATTTGTTTTGCTGggcttttctgtgtttatattgctttgctttgctcttGACTGGTGTCATGAACGCGGCGGTGGTGAAAAAGACCCAGGACTCGCTGGGCAAAGTGATCAGGAAACCGCCGCTGACGGACAAACTGCTAAACAAGCCTCCGTTTCGTTACCTCCACGACATCTTCAGTGAGGTGAGGCTTAAAATGTGTTCGTGTTAGACagtaagctgctgttgttgggtTGTTTTAACGGCACCTGGAGTCCATTTagcttgtatatatatatttttttttagaaaaaaggCCACACCGACGACAACAGTTAAGTTTGCTAGTTAGCATGCAAGCTAACACACTAACATTTCGTATTAAATAACTAAATCAAGTCCCCGAACATCGCCACGACTGTTTCCTCCTTTACCCAAGCAGCTAAATATTTGCTGCTTAATTACCAAACAAATAACGAAGAGTTAACGCTTACTAGTAGTTAACAACAGTTAAGTTGTCTGTCAAGTTAACTAGCCACTCTTGTTGCATGACTTGTGCTTACAGGGAGATCGATAAATCAAATTCTTGTCCACGGTGGTCAGTTAATCTTTCTAAAAAGTGAGTGGCAGTTAGCTTCTCAAAGCCCGTCACTTATGACAAGCCTTTTTACATTCAATCGCCAAGTTTGACTATCTGGAATTAGCATGGcagatatctgtgacgtcattttgactagtcgTAATGTTATTGTGTCTAGTATGAGTTAGCATTGGGAATCACAGGATACCTCGCAATACTATATAATACGCCATACACGggccatgataccaataatatcacggtaCAACGATTCTGTCATAATCAATATAAGCCATACACCACGATATCTGGCTCACTGAAGAAATCAAAGCGTCCATGATAAGTTAAAAGTGCAAGATTTCTCTTTTTagtcacaacatagagaacaaagtgtataaagtctatatattgaacgtggatggggcatctcttaatgtagcCTTCTCTGCCATTATACTGCTGTAAACTTCCTCTTACCTTATAccttaaatattattttgagcAGCCCTGCCCACCAGGTGTTTACTTTTGAGcaccttaatttgttaattaaaatattgataattGTCCTGGCATATTGATTATCGTATTGAATGAGGAAGGAaaacgatatatcaccaaattgatatttaaATTGAAGTTTGAGATATCTACAACTTCATTCTGACTATCTGAAACTTATAAATAATACTGCAAATTGCAATGATTTTGTTGATATTAATTGGGACATCTAAGAAGTGCTTATAGATTAGATGGTTATATAGATGGTGTGAATAAGATTGTTATTTACAGACTTAAACTGTATTATTAACAGACGCCTTACGCGTTAAATGTCA
This genomic interval from Solea solea chromosome 2, fSolSol10.1, whole genome shotgun sequence contains the following:
- the agr1 gene encoding anterior gradient 1 produces the protein MLRWVLLALLFGVCASGSDQKKKKERSPPRGWGNSISWVANYEEGLAKAVSSKKPLMVIHHLEDCPHSQALKKAFVADKSIQKMAREDFIMLNVVKEIGDPNMAPDGFYVPRILFVDPSLSVRNDVTGRFSNNLYTYEKGDMELLAENMKKAKLLLHDEF